The Zingiber officinale cultivar Zhangliang chromosome 9A, Zo_v1.1, whole genome shotgun sequence genome window below encodes:
- the LOC122021922 gene encoding 40S ribosomal protein S15a-1-like, whose translation MVRVSVLNDALKSMYNAEKRGKRQVMIRPSSKVIIKFLLVMQKHGYIGEFEYVDDHRAGKIVVELNGRLNKCGVISPRFDVGVKEIESWTARLLPSRQFGYIVLTTSAGIMDHEEARRKNAGGKVLGFFY comes from the exons ATGGTGAGAGTTAGTGTCCTTAATGATGCTCTTAAGAGCATGTACAATGCTGAGAAGCGTGGAAAGAGGCAGGTCATGATAAGACCTTCCTCTAAAGTGATTATAAAGTTTCTCCTTGTCATGCAGAAGCATG GCTACATTGGTGAGTTTGAGTACGTTGATGACCACCGTGCTGGTAAAATTGTTGTTGAATTGAATGGCAGGTTGAACAAATGTGGTGTTATTAGTCCTCGCTTTGATGTGGGTGTTAAAGAGATTGAGTCTTGGACTGCTAGACTGCTTCCATCACGGCAG TTTGGTTACATTGTGCTGACTACATCTGCCGGTATCATGGATCACGAAGAAGCAAGGAGAAAGAATGCTGGTGGCAAAGTGCTAGGGTTCTTCTACTAG